The following coding sequences lie in one Bicyclus anynana chromosome 21, ilBicAnyn1.1, whole genome shotgun sequence genomic window:
- the LOC112047457 gene encoding probable G-protein coupled receptor Mth-like 5 isoform X1, whose amino-acid sequence MLLIYAKTFIITMFLATAAGEVGEDDLNDVSDQIYGVKINKCCELDEIMVDSVCRLVKLFNESAWEPEFKTEDGKIAKVKYYNYITGVPDCETTQQRPIFDLGKSEDELKLLADGRLQHLIHHHHSVGQIKDDLLITNTYSIHEAIALPEAKEPSSYIHDQAKYCMDKILITSSNMTGQYGLVCIPEVIINWKETSFLMKKILNPVFHAIAMVLYLLVAIIYFVLPTLRDLAGNIITTINICLIVSQAADLVRIFTELSNHVSFMVTDIILYISLLGAFFWLNSFGFYIWKTFNLSCRSRNVFLRVTDVRKYCYYSSVVWSAVGVMAAMAICAHFLLDSGTNPYKKMRLSNTIILEDVEQETIGWLGIAVFFTPVAFTIIFNLFFYVTTLKVIKRINIYGRIHYKLKGCFDLFMQLFLIMTVAWLFLLLSWLNFDGLFYAHIVVNLLQAILIFYVCVVRQSHVTFLLRKSCCYAEPIPTGEWGDEMTHMNGGNY is encoded by the exons atgctaCTTATTTACGCGAAAACTTTTATAATTACGATGTTTTTGGCGACGGCCGCGGGTGAAGTCGGAGAGGATGATCTAAACGATGTATCGGATCAGATTTACGGtgtgaaaataaacaaatgttgtGAACTTGATGAAATCATGGTGGACTCCGTGTGCAGATTGGTCAAACTGTTTAATGAAA GTGCATGGGAGCCAGAGTTTAAGACTGAAGATGGTAAAAttgcaaaagtaaaatattataactatatTACTGGCGTGCCAGACTGTGAGACAACCCAACAGCGCCCTATATTTGATTTGGGAAAATCTGAAGATGA ACTAAAGTTGTTAGCTGATGGGAGACTCCAGCATTTAATCCACCATCATCATAGTGTTGGTCAAATTAAAGACGATCTGCTCATAACAAACACATACAGCATACACGAGGCCATTGCTCTACCTGAAGCGAAGGAGCCATCATCTTATATACACGATCAAGCTAAATACTGTATGGATAAG ATACTAATAACGAGTTCGAACATGACAGGCCAGTACGGACTAGTATGCATCCCAGAAGTTATAATAAATTGGAAAGAGACAAGTTTTCTCATGAAGAAAATATTGAATCCTGTTTTCCACGCCATTGCTATGGTGTTATATCTGTTGGTAgccataatatattttgttttgccAACTCTACGTGACCTTGCTGGGAATATAATAACTACTATCAACATATGTTTGATAGTCAGTCAAGCTGCCGATCTTGTTAGGATATTTACTGAGTTGAGCAATCATGTTAGTTTTATGGTCACAG atataattttatacataagtCTTTTGGGAGCATTCTTCTGGTTAAACAGTTTCGGTTTTTACATCTGGAAGACGTTCAA TCTGTCTTGCAGGTCTAGGAATGTCTTCTTGCGTGTAACCGACGTCCGCAAATACTGTTACTACTCGAGCGTGGTGTGGTCTGCGGTTGGTGTCATGGCCGCCATGGCGATCTGCGCCCACTTCCTGCTGGACTCTGGCACCAACCCTTACAAGAAGATGAGGCTGTCCAACACCATCATACTTGAGGATGTGGAACAGGAAACTATTG GATGGCTGGGAATCGCTGTATTTTTCACGCCAGTTGCGTTCACAATAATCTTTAACCTTTTCTTTTACGTGACGACGCTCAAAGTTATCAAACGCATAAACATATATGGAAGGATACATTACAAGCTGAAAGGATG tttCGATCTATTCATGCAGCTATTCCTCATAATGACAGTAGCATGGCTATTCCTATTGCTGTCATGGCTCAACTTTGACGGACTGTTCTACGCACACATAGTCGTCAATTTACTGCAAGCTATCCTCATCTTCTATGTGTGTGTGGTCCGACAATCGCATGTTACGTTTTTGTTGAGAAAAAGCTGCTGTTACGCAGAACCTATACCAACTGGTGAGTGGGGCGACGAAATGACTCATATGAACGGTGGGaactattaa
- the LOC112047460 gene encoding probable G-protein coupled receptor Mth-like 3, whose amino-acid sequence MLYLKECLLLLLVVSGLASSASPCCPNNDIIRPRGYCRDNSTDRINLNCENSYMLLKDIILDGNKVSTQDSPEVVIVEDPALFCTGRMYINASEPSQGLIPVAVACFEKWQTKNYKFVTSGILALVSVVFLLFTLAIYMYLPQMRDLQGVCYMSMCGSMVLGFLSLGILHLSPGFKGQICAITGFLVYFWMISIFSWMNVISINVYRTVEDASYLKKTERKQHLIYNCYAWGFAIFFLFVSLITDLVEGEHYKPGIGDNSCWFKGRTERWIFFYAPIAVLITANIILFVLSSLKLWRSTRKYEVNKLNNLKHKFLTSLKLFLVMGISWVFEIASFAHGESHVIWRIMDIFNGLQGVVIFLILVVFRRRAIRGLANENCCLFFTRPWAEKLSPDDDADDEEILADDTVAVRLN is encoded by the exons ATGCTTTATTTGAag GAATGTCTTCTGTTACTACTTGTGGTAAGCGGGCTGGCTTCATCAGCGTCACCATGCTGTCCCAACAACGACATCATCCGACCTAGAGGATACTGCCGCGATAACTCCACGGATAGGATCAACCTGAACTGCGAGAATAGTTACATGCTCCTCAAGGACATCATCCTTGACGGGAACAAGGTGTCAACTCAGGACTCGCCTGAAGTCGTCATCGTGGAGGATCCTGCTtt attTTGCACCGGCCGAATGTATATTAACGCAAGCGAGCCAAGCCAGGGACTCATCCCAGTCGCAGTGGCGTGCTTTGAAAAATggcaaacaaaaaattacaaattcgTAACAAGTGGTATTCTGGCGCTTGTCTCTGTGGTCTTCCTTCTCTTCACGCTCGCTATTTACATGTATTTGCCGCAGATGAG ggACCTACAGGGGGTATGTTACATGTCCATGTGTGGCAGCATGGTGTTAGGGTTCCTATCTCTTGGCATTCTACATCTCAGCCCCGGATTCAAAGGTCAAATATGTGCAATCACAG GTTTTCTAGTCTACTTCTGGATGATCTCTATATTCTCGTGGATGAACGTGATAAGCATTAACGTATATAGAACTGTAGA GGATGCTAGTTACTTGAAGAAAACCGAAAGGAAACAGCACCTCATATACAATTGCTACGCTTGGGGCTTCGCCATTTTCTTCTTGTTCGTGTCTCTTATAACCGATCTGGTGGAAGGAGAGCACTATAAGCCAGGAATAGGAGACAACAGTTGCTGGTTTAAAG GTCGTACCGAAAGATGGATATTTTTCTACGCACCAATTGCCGTTCTGATCACTGCAAACATAATACTCTTTGTCTTGTCGTCCTTAAAATTGTGGAGAAGTACCAGAAAGTACGAAGTGAACAAGTTAAATAACCTCAAGCATAA GTTCCTGACTTCTCTGAAATTATTCCTGGTGATGGGCATTTCCTGGGTATTCGAAATAGCTAGCTTCGCTCATGGCGAATCCCACGTAATATG GCGAATAATGGACATTTTCAACGGTCTCCAAGGGGTTGTTATCTTTTTAATTCTGGTCGTATTCCGGAGGCGCGCCATACGTGGTCTTGCCAATGAGAACTGCTGTCTGTTCTTCACTCGCCCATGGGCTGAGAAACTGAGTCCAGATGATGATGCAGACGACGAGGAGATTCTGGCTGATGATACGGTAGCGGTAAGACTTAATTGa
- the LOC112047457 gene encoding probable G-protein coupled receptor Mth-like 5 isoform X2: MLLIYAKTFIITMFLATAAGEVGEDDLNDVSDQIYGVKINKCCELDEIMVDSVCRLVKLFNESAWEPEFKTEDGKIAKVKYYNYITGVPDCETTQQRPIFDLGKSEDELKLLADGRLQHLIHHHHSVGQIKDDLLITNTYSIHEAIALPEAKEPSSYIHDQAKYCMDKILITSSNMTGQYGLVCIPEVIINWKETSFLMKKILNPVFHAIAMVLYLLVAIIYFVLPTLRDLAGNIITTINICLIVSQAADLVRIFTELSNHVSFMVTDIILYISLLGAFFWLNSFGFYIWKTFKSRNVFLRVTDVRKYCYYSSVVWSAVGVMAAMAICAHFLLDSGTNPYKKMRLSNTIILEDVEQETIGWLGIAVFFTPVAFTIIFNLFFYVTTLKVIKRINIYGRIHYKLKGCFDLFMQLFLIMTVAWLFLLLSWLNFDGLFYAHIVVNLLQAILIFYVCVVRQSHVTFLLRKSCCYAEPIPTGEWGDEMTHMNGGNY, encoded by the exons atgctaCTTATTTACGCGAAAACTTTTATAATTACGATGTTTTTGGCGACGGCCGCGGGTGAAGTCGGAGAGGATGATCTAAACGATGTATCGGATCAGATTTACGGtgtgaaaataaacaaatgttgtGAACTTGATGAAATCATGGTGGACTCCGTGTGCAGATTGGTCAAACTGTTTAATGAAA GTGCATGGGAGCCAGAGTTTAAGACTGAAGATGGTAAAAttgcaaaagtaaaatattataactatatTACTGGCGTGCCAGACTGTGAGACAACCCAACAGCGCCCTATATTTGATTTGGGAAAATCTGAAGATGA ACTAAAGTTGTTAGCTGATGGGAGACTCCAGCATTTAATCCACCATCATCATAGTGTTGGTCAAATTAAAGACGATCTGCTCATAACAAACACATACAGCATACACGAGGCCATTGCTCTACCTGAAGCGAAGGAGCCATCATCTTATATACACGATCAAGCTAAATACTGTATGGATAAG ATACTAATAACGAGTTCGAACATGACAGGCCAGTACGGACTAGTATGCATCCCAGAAGTTATAATAAATTGGAAAGAGACAAGTTTTCTCATGAAGAAAATATTGAATCCTGTTTTCCACGCCATTGCTATGGTGTTATATCTGTTGGTAgccataatatattttgttttgccAACTCTACGTGACCTTGCTGGGAATATAATAACTACTATCAACATATGTTTGATAGTCAGTCAAGCTGCCGATCTTGTTAGGATATTTACTGAGTTGAGCAATCATGTTAGTTTTATGGTCACAG atataattttatacataagtCTTTTGGGAGCATTCTTCTGGTTAAACAGTTTCGGTTTTTACATCTGGAAGACGTTCAA GTCTAGGAATGTCTTCTTGCGTGTAACCGACGTCCGCAAATACTGTTACTACTCGAGCGTGGTGTGGTCTGCGGTTGGTGTCATGGCCGCCATGGCGATCTGCGCCCACTTCCTGCTGGACTCTGGCACCAACCCTTACAAGAAGATGAGGCTGTCCAACACCATCATACTTGAGGATGTGGAACAGGAAACTATTG GATGGCTGGGAATCGCTGTATTTTTCACGCCAGTTGCGTTCACAATAATCTTTAACCTTTTCTTTTACGTGACGACGCTCAAAGTTATCAAACGCATAAACATATATGGAAGGATACATTACAAGCTGAAAGGATG tttCGATCTATTCATGCAGCTATTCCTCATAATGACAGTAGCATGGCTATTCCTATTGCTGTCATGGCTCAACTTTGACGGACTGTTCTACGCACACATAGTCGTCAATTTACTGCAAGCTATCCTCATCTTCTATGTGTGTGTGGTCCGACAATCGCATGTTACGTTTTTGTTGAGAAAAAGCTGCTGTTACGCAGAACCTATACCAACTGGTGAGTGGGGCGACGAAATGACTCATATGAACGGTGGGaactattaa
- the LOC112047472 gene encoding zinc finger protein 551-like, whose product MMFDPPDFPYKELTDSLRDHYGPDDPLFSNSPYVNDTHVKDIDVATESFISTVEPELSLNSNNSGRYFNIENNSILNSEQQTNELNSELYVVQSDNFFNYEPTLLDDNTVNEFLLPVQVHAENNKEQEYTGPNLLAWHSCVMCHEIFTTEAELLDHTISLHCSDNVPTSSSTVEDPVLEESSILHVTDSSNASGSNLDCEWLVCNVCERVLSTALETEQRELLCCTDLTGKTSVAVRKFSTMFVCNYCSYLFADGLAMDRHRLVCFGQEDFYPVDMDQSLLESSPLPPEVMKNDDGQFDPNIEGAKCRSTGKRRPYTTVNSKMWNCGSCHQLFATARELYRHKRGEDRPEGTPLMAYVCEECDKVLGSMCALHTHKKMHKVTKPGYPCRVCGRRFNQSGHLAIHMRMHTGERPYPCDLCSKAFKVKVERDDHRRTHTGERPFACAACPKTFTAAARLREHARIHTDQRPYKCDICGAAFRRPYARTVHTLIHTGEKPHECDVCGTAFRRSGDMWKHKRTLHGMQALSGEGR is encoded by the exons ATGATGTTTGATCCACCTGATTTCCCGTATAAAGAATTAACAGATTCTTTAAGGGATCACTACGGACCGGATGATCCATTATTCAGTAACAGCCCATACGTTAACGACACACACGTTAAAGATATAGATGTCGCTACTGAGTCATTTATTTCAACAGTTGAACCAGAGTTATCTttgaattcaaataattctggaCGTTATTTTAACatagaaaataattcaattttgaaTTCAGAACAACAAACTAATGAATTAAACTCAGAACTGTACGTCGTACAATCAGATAATTTCTTCAATTACGAGCCAACTTTGCTGGACGATAACACAGTTAAcgaatttttattacctgtaCAAGTGCATGCCGAAAACAATAAG GAACAGGAATATACTGGGCCTAACCTATTGGCCTGGCACTCATGCGTGATGTGCCATGAGATTTTCACGACTGAGGCTGAGCTGCTCGATCATACAATATCTTTGCACTGCTCTGACAATGTTCCTACATCAAGTTCTACAGTGGAAGATCCTGTATTGGAAG AATCCTCCATCCTCCATGTTACAGATTCAAGCAACGCCAGTGGTTCAAACTTGGATTGCGAATGGCTCGTGTGCAACGTTTGTGAAAGAGTGTTGTCCACGGCGCTGGAGACGGAACAGagag AGCTGCTATGCTGCACCGACCTGACCGGCAAAACCAGTGTTGCCGTGCGCAAATTCAGCACGATGTTCGTGTGCAATTACTGTAGCTATCTCTTCGCGGATGGGCTCGCTATGGACCGCCATCGACTTGTATGTTTCGGGCAAGAGGACTTTTACCCTGTGGATATG GATCAATCATTATTAGAATCAAGTCCGCTCCCTCCAGAAGTTATGAAAAATGATGACGGACAGTTCGATCCAAATATAGAAGGAGCAAAGTGCCGGAGTACGGGCAAGCGAAGACCTTACACCACAGTCAACAGCAAGATGTGGAACTGCGGATCTTGCCATCAGCTGTTTGCTACGGCTAG AGAGCTATATCGGCACAAGCGTGGTGAAGACCGGCCTGAGGGAACTCCACTCATGGCGTATGTCTGCGAGGAGTGCGACAAGGTGCTTGGCAGTATGTGCGcattacacacacacaagaaAATGCACAAAGTCACCAAACCT GGTTACCCATGTCGTGTGTGCGGACGTCGCTTCAACCAGTCGGGACATTTGGCCATCCACATGCGCATGCATACTGGCGAGCGACCCTACCCCTGCGACCTGTGCTCTAAGGCTTTCAAAGTCAAG GTGGAGCGCGACGACCACAGACGGACGCACACCGGCGAGCGGCCCTTCGCGTGCGCCGCGTGTCCCAAGACGTTCACCGCCGCCGCGCGCCTGCGCGAGCATGCGCGGATACACACCGACCAGAG GCCGTACAAGTGTGACATTTGCGGCGCTGCGTTCCGGCGTCCGTACGCGCGCACCGTGCACACACTCATACACACTGGAGAGAAGCCGCACGAGTGCGACGTGTGTGGAACTGCCTTTAG ACGTTCGGGAGATATGTGGAAACACAAAAGGACTCTTCACGGAATGCAAGCTCTTAGTGGTGAAGGGCGTTAG